CGACCGGTACATTGATAAGGATAGAATTGTATGGCAGTCAGGAGCTTCCGGGATTTTATTTATGGAGTAACCCGATTATTTCTGTTGCGTAAAGCAAGAGGCAAGAGATTTTATGCGCATTTCTCAAAAGCAATACCCAGTATCTCTTCTTATATATTTGTTTATAGACCTTGAAAAAGACGAAGCTCTCGCTTGCTTAGCAGGAAAAGGAGTATATAAGATAACTCCCTGTTGCGAAGGCTACCAAAGATTCCGTCCAACAGCAGTTAATCTTACTTAAATTATATTTTTTAAAAGAAAATGAAGATAGAAACAGAATAACAGAAAAATTAAATAGTTAACCTCCTCTAGTTTAATTTTATTTCAAAGTAACAAACATCGGCATTATGATAGTGTGCAGGTAAACCCAAAGCATTGTCTAATTTTTTTATCCCCAAAAATTCAAATCCGCAGTTCTTGTAATGTTGAATCAACTTTTGGTTTTCTCCACAGGTATCCATCCTGATATGTTTTTTATTTTCCGTAAATTCCTTTGCCCAATCAACGATTAGTTTCACATAATTATTCCCTCTGAAGTTTGGATTGGTCGCTATTCTATGAATATACACTGAAGAATGACCATCATCATCATTCCAAATCTGTGGGTCACTATATGTAATTGCCCAAATGCAAGCAATTTTGTCATCAATCAACAATTTGTATTGTCGTTTTTCAATAATCTCTTTGGTTATTAATTCTTTATCAAATTCTGGCCATTGATTTTCAGGGAATTTTAATTTTTGAAAATCAGTTGCCAATTTATACAACCTAAAGATTTCCTGGATGTCATTTTCGTTGCTATTTGTTATTTGCATTTTTTCAGTTTATTCTATTTTTTATGCGTTAATTGATGTTTATCTTTCCGTCTTTGGTCTTAGCGCAGCGGAGACCAGCTACTCTGGTAAGAAAAATTTTATTCCCTATTATGAGTAAAAACCTTACTATCGTGTGAATCAAACATAGCTTTCGCGCGTAAACTTCTTTTGCTTGATTATATTATTCTCAATTCAAAAATAATAGTTTCATTTTTATTTCAAAGATATTTATTTGGCGCCAGAAGCCTACACATATATCCGCGGCTTATTCTTGTCCAAGTTGGGTGATGATGTACCTCCATATTAAAGCCTGATTTAGAATTTTTATTTTTTACTTATATTCATTCTGCAATTCCCGTAGCACTATATTAGCCTGCTTTAATAATGAATCTGAATAAGCAACATTATAAATTCGTATAAACCTTGACCGTACCAATTCAGCATACTCATTAAACAGCGTTTTATCATAACTTAATAAAGGCGGGTTGGTATTGATGAAAGAATCAATTCTTGCCTGGTTAGGGGAAAAACCGTTCTTTTGTGCTATATCATTCGCCATTTCATTATACTTAAATTCAAATATCTGTGCCCTGGTTTTACGAACATCTGTATAAACGTCGCGGTTCATATCATCAATGGCTAGCAATGAACGGCATAGCCTATCGTATTTTTCTACGTTGGTTGCAATTTCCGGTTTATAAAAAGACAGGGAGCCAGAGCTTTTCATTTGCTGAAACGTAGCATCATCCGGAATAAAAATATGCCGCGCACCGCCCCATAATCCATACCAATATAATTTACCTGTTGGAATATTTTTGAGATCATTTGCAGTAACCAAATTCATAAAGGAATCTATGTTATCTGAAGCTATAGTATAATATTTATTGTAGCTTATAATTTGTGATGTATCAGCTTTAAGATCATCTATCATAGATGCTGCAAAGCTCTTTGCACGCTGATGTTGGGATATATCTTCACGGATATTTTCTGCAATGAATCCCATGATTACCGCCAGAAATATCATTATAAATTCCAAAAAATATTCTTTGAAATTTTTCTTCTTATGATGAAGATCGGGATGATGATGGACTTCCATTAGATATGAATTTATTCATTACTTAAATGATATTCTTTATTGATGACTTGTATGAGCGAAGCCGCAGCTTTTTTCTGTTCCTGCAATATTCCAGCTTCGCCAATAAAAGTGGACTTTCGTTCGTGCAAATAAAATATCAGCAGATTAATTTTGTCCGGATCATGATTTCTTAATTGCGGATTACCTGCCGGTTTTATGAGATTTGAAAATATGGAAGCGGAAGTATCTACTGAAAAATCTGAACTGCCGATTTTAACCATGGTGTTAAAAACTGAAGCATCAAAAAGATTACCGAGCAAAGGATAGTAAAGATCGGCTTCATGCATGTCAACCGGCGTTAGCGCTTCGTAACTACCAATAATTTTCTCAAACTTTATTAACCCATCAATTACTTTTCTATTGGTTATCAGCCTTAGATTTCCTGAATGTTCCAGCTCTGTTATAGTGGTGTTGGTTGGTTCAAACAATCTTACTCTTGTTGAACTTCTTGCTAAATAATAAAGGCCGCTTCCGTTGGAAGCTAGTCCTGGCTTTTGCAACATAGAGATCAATGAATCAAATTGATTGATGCGAAAAAATAAAGTAGGTATAAAATCATTGATTGCTAACGTATCTGCAACAAGATCTTTTTTTATGTTGATAACATATTCTTTTCCTTTTGACCTGTCACTCAAATTTTCACGAATATTCTCTGCAATAAAACCAAGAAACACAGCAAGAAATATCATGATGAATTCCAAAAAATATTCTTTCCATTTTTTGGGTTGGTGGTGCAGGTCGGGATGATGATGTACTTCCATTTTTTTTTATTTCTGATGTTGTGATGCCTTTTGATTGATTTTAATTTCCTCATTCACAATTCACTTGTTTTTCATTCTTCGCTTTTGTCAAAGTCTGCAATTACATTCTTTGCGTTTGCCAATCGTATCGCTGTGTCGGTGATGATGTACTTCCATGTTTTGTTTATAAGCTGAATTTTTTTATTGCTTAACACGGTAATGTTGAGCAATTAGTTTTTTGAGCCTCGTCGCTTCGTTCCGCAAATCAATCACTTGGTTTTTAAAGCCTTTGTGTATTCCTTTTATATCGCTTATTTCCAGGAGACAGTTGTTTATTACAT
The Arachidicoccus soli DNA segment above includes these coding regions:
- a CDS encoding GNAT family N-acetyltransferase, translated to MQITNSNENDIQEIFRLYKLATDFQKLKFPENQWPEFDKELITKEIIEKRQYKLLIDDKIACIWAITYSDPQIWNDDDGHSSVYIHRIATNPNFRGNNYVKLIVDWAKEFTENKKHIRMDTCGENQKLIQHYKNCGFEFLGIKKLDNALGLPAHYHNADVCYFEIKLN